The proteins below are encoded in one region of Streptomyces roseirectus:
- a CDS encoding 4-coumarate--CoA ligase family protein, protein MFRSEYADVPAVELPIHDAVLGRAAEFGDLPALVDGVDGTTLSYEQVDRFHRRVAAAFADAGVRKGDVLALHSPNTVAFPIAFYAATRAGASVTTVHPQCTPEEFAGQLRDSAARWIVTVSPLLETARRAAELAGGVEEIFVCDAAGGHRSLADMLATQAPEPTLYIDPVEDVAALPYSSGTTGTPKGVMLTHRQIATNLAQLAPLMPTGPGDRILAVLPFFHIYGLTALMNAPLRLGATVVVLPRFDLETFLTAIERRRITGLYVAPPIVLALAKHPAVERYDLSSLTYVISAAAPLDAELAAACARRLGLPPLGQAYGMTELSPGTHVVPRDAMREAPPGTVGKLIGGTAMRVVSLDDPGKDLGVGEAGELLFKGPQVMKGYLGRPDATDAMIDADGWLHTGDIGYVDEGGWLFVVDRVKELIKYKGFQVAPAELEALLLTHPDIADAAVIGAHNADGNEIPHAYVVRAPRAEHLSEGEVMMYVAERVAPYKRVRQVTFIDVVPRAASGKILRRQLRERA, encoded by the coding sequence GGCGTGGACGGCACGACCCTCAGCTACGAGCAGGTGGACCGCTTCCACCGGCGCGTCGCCGCCGCGTTCGCCGACGCGGGCGTGCGCAAGGGGGACGTGCTCGCCCTGCACAGCCCCAACACGGTCGCCTTCCCGATCGCCTTCTACGCGGCCACCCGCGCGGGCGCCTCGGTCACCACCGTCCACCCCCAGTGCACGCCCGAGGAGTTCGCGGGGCAGCTCCGCGACTCGGCCGCCCGGTGGATCGTCACCGTCTCGCCCCTGCTGGAGACGGCCCGCAGGGCGGCCGAACTCGCCGGCGGCGTCGAGGAGATCTTCGTCTGCGACGCCGCCGGCGGCCACCGCTCGCTGGCCGACATGCTCGCCACCCAGGCCCCCGAACCGACCCTCTACATCGACCCCGTCGAGGACGTCGCCGCCCTCCCGTACTCCTCCGGGACGACCGGCACCCCCAAGGGCGTCATGCTGACCCACCGCCAGATCGCCACCAACCTCGCCCAGTTGGCGCCCCTGATGCCGACGGGCCCCGGTGACCGGATCCTGGCGGTACTCCCGTTCTTTCACATCTACGGCTTGACCGCCCTGATGAACGCCCCCCTGCGCCTGGGCGCCACCGTCGTCGTCCTGCCCCGCTTCGACCTGGAGACGTTCCTTACGGCGATCGAGAGGCGCCGCATCACCGGCCTGTACGTCGCCCCGCCGATCGTCCTGGCGCTCGCCAAGCACCCGGCCGTCGAACGCTACGACCTGTCGTCCCTCACGTACGTCATCAGCGCCGCCGCGCCCCTGGACGCGGAACTCGCCGCCGCGTGCGCGCGACGGCTCGGCCTGCCGCCCCTCGGCCAGGCGTACGGCATGACCGAACTCTCCCCGGGCACCCACGTCGTCCCCCGGGACGCCATGCGCGAGGCGCCGCCCGGGACCGTCGGCAAGCTCATCGGCGGCACCGCGATGCGCGTCGTCTCCCTGGACGACCCCGGCAAGGACCTCGGCGTCGGCGAGGCCGGCGAACTGCTCTTCAAGGGCCCGCAGGTGATGAAGGGCTACCTGGGCCGCCCCGACGCCACCGACGCGATGATCGACGCCGACGGCTGGCTGCACACCGGGGACATCGGGTACGTCGACGAGGGCGGCTGGCTGTTCGTCGTCGACCGGGTCAAGGAACTCATCAAGTACAAGGGCTTCCAGGTCGCCCCCGCCGAACTCGAAGCCCTCCTGCTGACCCACCCGGACATCGCCGACGCCGCCGTCATCGGCGCCCACAACGCCGACGGCAACGAGATCCCGCACGCGTACGTGGTGCGCGCGCCCCGCGCCGAACACCTCTCCGAAGGAGAGGTGATGATGTACGTCGCCGAACGGGTCGCGCCCTACAAGCGCGTCCGCCAGGTCACGTTCATCGACGTGGTGCCCCGCGCGGCCTCCGGGAAGATCCTGCGACGGCAGCTGAGGGAGCGCGCGTGA
- a CDS encoding enoyl-CoA hydratase family protein, which yields MNPVGRSRERGVEHLSLDAAATRNALSADLVGALTDALADCAKDPGVRAVVLTHSGGTFCAGADLKDPPAPREFVGLLRALVELPKPVVARVAGHVRAGGLGLVAACDVAGASAGSTFAFTEVRIGVAPAVISLPLLPRADPRALARYCLTGECFDAAEAVRAGLVTASGDDVDAVLTPVLDGLRRSAPDGLAQTKRLLTAKVLEAFDRDAAELTALSARLFASPTAREGMTAFLERRDPAWVL from the coding sequence GTGAACCCGGTCGGCCGCAGCCGCGAACGCGGCGTCGAACACCTCAGCCTCGACGCCGCGGCCACCCGCAACGCCCTTTCGGCGGACCTCGTCGGCGCCCTCACGGACGCGCTCGCCGACTGCGCGAAGGACCCCGGCGTACGGGCCGTCGTCCTCACCCACAGCGGGGGCACGTTCTGCGCGGGCGCCGACCTCAAGGACCCGCCCGCGCCGCGGGAGTTCGTGGGGCTGCTGCGCGCGCTCGTCGAACTCCCCAAGCCGGTCGTCGCGCGCGTGGCGGGGCACGTCCGCGCGGGCGGACTCGGGCTCGTCGCCGCCTGCGACGTCGCCGGGGCGTCGGCCGGGTCGACGTTCGCGTTCACCGAGGTGCGCATCGGGGTCGCGCCCGCCGTCATCTCGCTGCCCCTGCTGCCCCGCGCCGACCCCCGCGCCCTCGCGCGGTACTGCCTCACCGGGGAGTGCTTCGACGCCGCCGAGGCCGTCCGGGCGGGGCTCGTCACGGCGTCGGGCGACGACGTCGACGCCGTCCTCACGCCCGTGCTCGACGGACTGCGCAGGTCCGCGCCCGACGGGCTGGCCCAGACGAAACGGCTGCTCACGGCTAAGGTGCTCGAAGCCTTCGACCGGGACGCGGCCGAGCTGACGGCGCTCTCCGCGCGGCTGTTCGCCTCGCCGACGGCCCGCGAGGGGATGACGGCCTTCCTCGAACGACGGGATCCCGCATGGGTGTTGTGA